One window of the Labilibaculum sp. genome contains the following:
- a CDS encoding TldD/PmbA family protein, protein MNNEFSRREFIRTGSFSLAGMAILPSFLSMGCNRITEQSGLEEYYSHFNVDREMLQKVMAEALSRGGDYCDLYFEHSLSNYVGLQDKQVNRAGSNIDYGVGVRVLKGDQTGYAFSEEISLDAMKKVAKTAASIANESKKFPPINLQERVHPEFCKIKTSWEDVSIKQKIPYLQKLNDKVFNLDDKVAKVQVYLDDSSSYILFANSEGVISFDYRPMVSFIAVCVMEKGDRREDFFASRSMRTGYEYLNEELMDEIANEVVVGANKQFEAVKPKAGQMEVVLAAGGAGILLHEAMGHAFEADFNRKETSIFSDKMGQKIGEDFVTIIDDGTNPNYRGTLNIDDEGILTQKTKMVENGVLTSYLHDRISAKYYNVAPTGNGRRESFRYAPIPRMRNTYMEAGPHSKEDIIASVKDGIYVDTFTNGEVQIGAGDFTFYVKSGYLIENGKLTQPIKDVNLIGNGPEALRQISMVGKDLKIDCGTGTCGKGGQGVPVSMGLPTVKVAQLTVGGVNA, encoded by the coding sequence ATGAACAATGAATTTTCAAGAAGAGAGTTTATCCGAACAGGATCTTTCTCTTTAGCGGGAATGGCAATTTTGCCCTCATTCTTAAGCATGGGATGCAATCGGATTACCGAACAATCGGGCTTAGAGGAGTATTACTCTCATTTTAATGTTGACAGAGAAATGCTGCAAAAAGTGATGGCTGAAGCATTATCAAGAGGAGGAGATTATTGTGATCTGTATTTCGAACATTCTCTTTCAAACTATGTTGGACTTCAAGACAAGCAGGTAAATCGTGCAGGATCTAACATTGACTATGGAGTAGGTGTACGCGTTTTAAAAGGCGATCAGACCGGTTATGCTTTCTCAGAGGAAATTTCTTTGGATGCCATGAAAAAAGTAGCCAAAACTGCAGCAAGTATTGCAAATGAAAGCAAAAAGTTTCCACCCATTAATTTGCAGGAAAGAGTACATCCTGAATTCTGTAAAATTAAAACTTCCTGGGAGGATGTATCTATCAAGCAAAAAATACCATATCTCCAGAAATTGAACGATAAGGTATTCAATTTGGATGATAAAGTAGCTAAGGTTCAGGTGTATTTGGACGACAGTTCTTCTTATATTCTTTTTGCGAATTCCGAAGGCGTGATCAGTTTTGATTATCGCCCGATGGTGAGTTTTATTGCTGTTTGTGTTATGGAAAAAGGAGATCGGCGGGAAGATTTCTTTGCATCCCGTTCCATGAGAACCGGATATGAATATTTGAATGAAGAGCTGATGGATGAAATCGCAAATGAAGTTGTGGTGGGAGCCAATAAACAATTTGAAGCTGTAAAACCAAAAGCAGGGCAAATGGAGGTGGTTTTAGCTGCCGGAGGCGCTGGTATTCTATTACACGAGGCAATGGGACACGCATTCGAAGCTGATTTTAATCGGAAGGAAACCTCAATCTTTAGCGATAAAATGGGGCAAAAGATAGGAGAAGATTTTGTGACTATTATTGATGATGGAACCAATCCAAATTATAGGGGAACTCTGAATATTGATGATGAGGGAATCCTTACCCAGAAAACAAAAATGGTTGAAAATGGTGTGTTAACCAGTTATCTGCACGACAGAATTAGTGCAAAATATTACAATGTGGCACCAACAGGAAATGGTCGCCGGGAATCTTTCCGTTATGCCCCAATTCCGCGTATGAGAAATACATATATGGAAGCCGGACCTCATAGCAAAGAAGATATTATTGCCAGTGTTAAGGATGGAATTTATGTGGATACATTTACAAATGGAGAAGTGCAAATTGGAGCAGGGGATTTTACTTTCTATGTGAAATCGGGTTATTTAATTGAAAATGGTAAACTGACCCAACCAATAAAAGATGTAAATCTGATTGGTAATGGGCCGGAAGCTCTTCGTCAAATCTCAATGGTAGGTAAGGACCTTAAAATTGATTGTGGAACTGGAACTTGTGGTAAAGGCGGACAAGGAGTTCCTGTATCTATGGGATTGCCGACGGTTAAAGTAGCACAACTGACTGTTGGTGGGGTTAATGCTTAA
- a CDS encoding DUF6261 family protein → MTLISKIKTTSRNGDLSALLILILKAFAKYDWSSDIYLTSIITKVSAINTALTEALKRLTIYSQLAEKDHVRDTEIKALFKLVEGYLHIPIVEVQNAALIVNNVLVQYGLRIQKEDYSEESADIASLLNDLNKPDVIAAIAKLQGVPETIAKLDMAQKDFENLALQQAEGESVKKDLASASQLKKEGITTINDDLMGYMNTMAKVNPATYEATTKTIAELIAKNNELVKRRYKTNEVDTEVL, encoded by the coding sequence ATGACATTGATTTCCAAAATTAAGACAACCAGTCGTAATGGCGACCTTAGTGCTCTACTAATCCTTATTCTAAAAGCATTTGCGAAATACGATTGGAGCTCCGACATTTATTTAACTTCTATTATTACAAAAGTAAGTGCAATAAACACCGCACTCACCGAGGCTTTAAAGCGATTAACAATTTACTCTCAATTGGCAGAGAAAGACCATGTGCGCGATACGGAAATTAAAGCCTTGTTTAAGTTGGTAGAAGGCTATTTACATATTCCTATTGTTGAAGTGCAAAATGCAGCTCTGATAGTAAACAATGTATTAGTACAGTATGGTTTGAGAATACAAAAAGAAGATTATTCCGAGGAATCGGCAGATATTGCCTCCTTACTCAACGATTTAAATAAGCCTGATGTTATAGCTGCTATAGCAAAACTGCAAGGTGTTCCCGAAACAATTGCAAAATTAGATATGGCTCAAAAAGATTTTGAAAATTTGGCCTTGCAACAAGCCGAGGGCGAGAGTGTGAAGAAAGATTTAGCTTCGGCAAGTCAATTGAAGAAAGAAGGCATCACAACGATTAATGATGACTTGATGGGATATATGAACACCATGGCAAAAGTAAATCCTGCCACCTACGAAGCTACCACCAAAACAATTGCCGAGTTAATCGCTAAAAATAACGAATTGGTAAAACGCCGTTACAAAACCAACGAAGTAGATACCGAAGTGCTTTAA